The Coregonus clupeaformis isolate EN_2021a chromosome 13, ASM2061545v1, whole genome shotgun sequence genome includes a region encoding these proteins:
- the LOC121580283 gene encoding protein LIAT1-like, with translation MGKGLEVIVNSSNMGGDVSSVNKDCKLLLLPANMETKEKKKKKKDASSKEKRKRTNVSKKRGYSSTPPNSEDTEKHQTAPPHDTSIPPSPPQGSGGQGQRSKGRQEEQELKDVTMMSSSGSEKEKRTAICPGGAPAPSSEGVSLELSAQATESLRWEGVLEEPLAEERRLAVYRANRRQRYLLHRQEVIAAGAQATILRAEMEWKH, from the exons ATGGGGAAGGGACTGGAGGTCATTGTAAACAGCAGCAACATGGGAGGGGATGTGTCTTCTGTAAATAAAGACTGTAAACTCCTACTGCTGCCTGCCAACATGGAGACCAaggagaagaaaaagaagaagaaagatgCCAGCAGCAAAGAGAAAAGGAAACGGACGAATGTGTCAAAGAAGAGAGGATATTCAAGCACTCCTCCGAATTCAGAAGACACAG AGAAACACCAGACCGCACCACCTCATGACACCTCCATCCCACCGTCACCCCCTCAGGGGTCAGGAGGtcaaggtcaaaggtcaaaggGGCGGCAGGAGGAGCAGGAGCTGAAAGACGTGACGATGATGTCCTCTTCTGGGTCTGAGAAGGAGAAGCGCACCGCCATCTGCCCCGGAGGAGCTCCAGCTCCATCCTCTGAGGGGGTCTCGTTAGAGCTCAGTGCCCAGGCCACGGAGAGCCTGAGGTGGGAAGGTGTACTAGAGGAGCccctggcagaggagaggaggctggcGGTGTACCGGGCTAACAGACGGCAGCGCTACCTGCTCCACAGACAAGAGGTGATAGCAGCGGGGGCTCAGGCCACCATCCTGAGAGCAGAGATGGAGTGGAAACACTGA